From Piliocolobus tephrosceles isolate RC106 chromosome 16, ASM277652v3, whole genome shotgun sequence, the proteins below share one genomic window:
- the C16H17orf50 gene encoding uncharacterized protein C17orf50 homolog — protein MDKHGVKTPLWKKEPEEPWAEEAEEEGKDGSEDEDEDEDNQRPPEDSAAEGEEPPREAEEGEGRERRSVSYCPLRQESSTQQVALLRRADSGFWGWLGPLALLGGLTAPTDRKRSLPEEPCLLEIRRRPPRRGGCAGCEILFCKKCRSLHSHPAYVAHCVLDHPDLGKAGAAGSS, from the exons ATGGATAAGCATG GTGTGAAGACTCCCTTGTGGAAGAAGGAACCGGAAGAACCCTGGGccgaggaggcggaggaggaagggaaggacgGGTCGGAGGACGAGGACGAGGACGAGGACAACCAGAGGCCGCCGGAGGACAGCGCAGCGGAGGGCGAGGAGCCGCCGCGGGAGGCGGAGGAAGGCGAGGGCCGCGAGCGGCGCTCGGTGTCCTATTGCCCGTTGCGCCAGGAGTCCAGCACCCAGCAGGTGGCGCTGCTGCGGCGCGCGGACAGCGGCTTCTGGGGCTGGCTCGGCCCCTTGGCGCTGCTGGGCGGCCTGACGGCTCCCACCGACAG GAAGCGGAGCCTCCCGGAGGAGCCGTGCCTGTTGGAGATCCGGCGACGACCGCCGCGCCGCGGGGGCTGTGCGGGCTGCGAAATCCTTTTCTGCAAGAAATGCAGGAGTCTGCACAGCCACCCGGCCTATGTGGCGCACTGCGTTCTGGATCATCCGGATCTGGGTAAGGCGGGGGCCGCTGGGAGCTCCTGA
- the MMP28 gene encoding matrix metalloproteinase-28, with product MVARVGLLLRALPLLLWDRLDAQPAERGVQELRKEAEAFLEKYGYLNEQVPKVPTSTRFSDAIRAFQWVSQLPVSGVLDRATLRQMTRPRCGVADTNSYAAWAERISDLFARHRTKTRRKKRFAKQGNKWYKQHLSYRLVNWPERLPEPAVRGAVRAAFQLWSNVSALEFWEAPAAGPADIRLTFFQGDHNDGLGNAFDGPGGALAHAFLPRRGEAHFDQDERWSLSRRRGRNLFVVLAHEIGHTLGLTHSPAPRALMAPYYKRLGRDALLSWDDVLAVQSLYGKPLGGSVAVQLPGKLFTDFEAWDSHSPQGRRPETQGPKYCHSSFDAITVDRQQRLYIFKGNHFWEVAPDGNVSEPRPLQERWIGLPPNIEAAAVSLEDGDFYFFKGGRCWRFRGPKPVWGLPQLCRAGGLPHHPDAALFFPPLRRLILFKGARYYVLAQGGLQVEPYYPRSLQDWGGIPEEVSGALPRPDGSIIFFRDDRYWRLDQAKLRATTSGRWGTELPWMGCWHANSGSTLF from the exons GCATTCCTAGAGAAGTATGGATACCTCAATGAACAGGTCCCCAAAGTTCCCACCTCCACTCGATTCAGCGATGCCATCAG AGCATTTCAGTGGGTGTCCCAGCTACCCGTCAGCGGTGTGCTGGACCGCGCCACCCTGCGCCAGATGACTCGTCCCCGCTGCGGGGTTGCAGATACCAACAGTTATGCAGCTTGGGCTGAGAGGATCAGTGACCTGTTTGCTAGACACCGGACCAAAACGAGGCGTAAGAAACGCTTTGCAAAGCAAG GTAACAAATGGTACAAGCAGCACCTCTCCTACCGCCTGGTGAACTGGCCTGAGCGCCTGCCGGAGCCGGCAGTTCGGGGCGCCGTGCGCGCCGCCTTCCAGTTGTGGAGCAACGTCTCAGCGCTGGAGTTCTGGGAGGCCCCAGCCGCAGGCCCCGCTGACATCCGGCTCACCTTCTTCCAAGGGGACCACAACGATGGGCTGGGGAACGCCTTTGATGGCCCAG GGGGCGCCCTGGCGCACGCCTTCCTGCCCCGCCGCGGTGAAGCGCACTTCGACCAAGACGAGCGGTGGTCTCTGAGCCGCCGCCGCGGGCGCAACCTGTTCGTGGTGCTGGCGCACGAGATCGGTCACACGCTCGGCCTCACCCACTCGCCCGCACCACGCGCGCTCATGGCGCCCTACTACAAGAGGCTGGGCCGCGACGCGCTGCTCAGCTGGGACGACGTGCTGGCCGTGCAGAGCCTGTATG ggaagcccctAGGGGGCTCGGTGGCCGTCCAGCTCCCAGGAAAGCTGTTCACTGACTTTGAGGCCTGGGACTCCCACAGCCCCCAAGGAAGGCGCCCTGAAACCCAGGGCCCTAAATACTGCCACTCTTCCTTCGATGCCATCACTGTAG ACAGGCAACAGcgactgtatatttttaaagggaaCCACTTCTGGGAGGTGGCACCTGATGGCAACGTCTCAGAGCCCCGTCCACTACAGGAAAGGTGGATCGGGCTGCCCCCCAACATTGAGGCTGCTGCAGTGTCATTGGAGGATGGAGATTTCTACTTCTTCAAAG GGGGTCGATGCTGGAGGTTCCGGGGCCCCAAGCCAGTGTGGGGTCTTCCACAGCTGTGCCGTGCAGGGGGCCTGCCCCACCACCCCGACGCCGCCCTCTTCTTTCCTCCGCTGCGCCGCCTCATCCTCTTCAAGGGTGCCCGCTACTACGTGCTGGCCCAAGGGGGACTGCAAGTGGAGCCCTACTACCCCCGAAGTCTGCAGGACTGGGGCGGCATCCCTGAGGAGGTCAGCGGCGCCCTGCCGAGGCCCGACGGCTCCATCATCTTCTTCCGAGATGACCGCTACTGGCGCCTGGACCAAGCCAAACTTCGGGCGACCACCTCAGGCCGCTGGGGCACCGAGCTGCCCTGGATGGGCTGCTGGCATGCCAACTCAGGGAGTACCCTGTTCTGA